From the Sphingomonas mesophila genome, one window contains:
- a CDS encoding DMT family transporter, with product MTTTGATRAVIVPFIIFTLIWGSTWIVIRDQLGPGGDGVPAQWSVAYRFILAAAAMFAVARWKGDDLRPTRPMLVAAAVVGISQFTINFNAVYMAEHYVTSGLVATVFALLMLPNALLAWWMLGHRPTGRFLGASAIAAAGIGLLFIHELRSNPTVDGRTLAIGIAWTIVGLLGASLSNVYQARGPVQKLPLFALLAWAMLIGALCDVVIAFALAGPPVIDPRPAYWLGLAWLALAASVLCFSLYYPVVRRIGPGKAAYSSAIVPIIAMALSTAFEGFRWTTLAAAGAALAIGGMVLALWTRAKPLDVANPDAG from the coding sequence GTGACGACCACCGGCGCGACCCGCGCGGTCATCGTCCCGTTCATCATTTTCACCCTGATTTGGGGCTCGACCTGGATCGTCATCCGCGACCAGCTCGGGCCGGGCGGGGACGGCGTGCCGGCGCAATGGTCGGTGGCCTATCGTTTCATCCTTGCAGCCGCGGCGATGTTCGCCGTCGCGCGGTGGAAGGGCGACGACCTGCGCCCGACACGGCCGATGCTGGTCGCCGCGGCGGTGGTCGGGATTTCTCAATTCACGATCAATTTCAACGCGGTCTACATGGCCGAACATTATGTGACTTCGGGGCTGGTGGCGACGGTGTTCGCGCTGCTGATGTTGCCCAATGCGCTTCTCGCCTGGTGGATGCTCGGTCACCGCCCGACCGGCCGCTTCCTCGGCGCGAGCGCGATCGCCGCGGCCGGGATCGGGCTGCTGTTCATTCACGAGCTACGCTCCAATCCGACGGTCGACGGGCGAACGCTGGCGATCGGCATTGCCTGGACCATCGTCGGCCTGCTCGGTGCGTCGCTGTCGAACGTCTATCAGGCGCGCGGGCCGGTGCAAAAGTTGCCGCTGTTCGCGCTGCTCGCCTGGGCGATGCTGATCGGCGCGCTGTGCGACGTCGTGATCGCGTTTGCACTGGCCGGCCCGCCGGTGATCGACCCGCGCCCGGCCTATTGGCTGGGCCTCGCCTGGTTGGCACTGGCGGCATCCGTATTGTGCTTCTCGCTCTATTATCCGGTGGTGCGCAGGATCGGTCCGGGCAAGGCGGCCTATTCGAGCGCGATCGTGCCGATCATCGCCATGGCGCTGTCGACCGCGTTCGAGGGCTTCAGGTGGACCACGCTGGCC
- a CDS encoding threonine aldolase family protein, translating into MRFFSDNAAACHPAVLEALAEANVLDTAYDGDAWSGRLDDAFSELFETRIEALWVTTGTAANCIALAMLCPPEGAILTHRDAHIENDEAGAPGFYTGGAKLTLLDGVGAKVSPETVREACARVRKDVHQVQPAALSITNASEYGLTYSPDETAALGEACRTLGLGFHIDGARFANAVAATGASPADLTWRAGADALSFGFVKNGGMNAEALLFFTPGHAERARRLRKRSGHLMSKGRYAAAQILALIEDDRWLANARAANAAATALAEACGPDRLVHAVEANELFVRMSPDEAAALRAQGFDFYDWAPGEVRLVTSWDQDMAAVERLAQAIRTL; encoded by the coding sequence ATGCGCTTCTTCTCCGACAATGCCGCTGCCTGCCATCCGGCCGTGCTCGAAGCGCTTGCCGAGGCCAATGTGCTCGACACCGCCTATGACGGCGATGCCTGGAGCGGGCGGCTCGACGACGCCTTCTCGGAGCTGTTCGAGACCCGCATCGAGGCGTTGTGGGTGACTACCGGAACGGCCGCCAATTGCATCGCGCTCGCCATGTTGTGCCCGCCCGAGGGCGCGATCCTCACCCACCGCGACGCGCATATCGAGAATGACGAGGCGGGCGCGCCAGGCTTTTACACCGGGGGCGCGAAGCTGACGCTGCTCGACGGCGTCGGCGCCAAGGTCTCGCCGGAGACGGTGCGCGAGGCGTGCGCCCGGGTCCGCAAGGACGTGCATCAGGTGCAGCCGGCCGCGCTGTCGATCACCAACGCCAGCGAATACGGGCTCACTTATTCACCAGACGAGACCGCCGCGCTCGGCGAGGCGTGCCGTACGCTCGGCCTCGGCTTTCATATCGACGGCGCTCGCTTCGCCAATGCCGTCGCCGCGACCGGCGCCAGCCCGGCCGACCTGACGTGGCGGGCGGGGGCCGATGCGCTCAGCTTCGGCTTCGTCAAGAACGGCGGGATGAATGCCGAGGCGCTTCTGTTCTTCACGCCCGGCCATGCCGAGCGGGCGCGGCGGCTGCGCAAGCGCTCCGGCCACCTGATGAGCAAGGGGCGCTATGCGGCGGCGCAGATCCTCGCGCTGATCGAAGACGACCGCTGGCTTGCCAATGCGCGGGCCGCCAACGCCGCCGCAACCGCTCTGGCCGAAGCGTGCGGTCCGGATCGGCTGGTCCACGCCGTCGAGGCCAACGAGCTGTTCGTGCGCATGTCACCCGACGAGGCGGCGGCGCTGCGCGCGCAGGGCTTCGATTTCTACGATTGGGCGCCCGGCGAAGTCCGGCTGGTGACCAGCTGGGACCAGGACATGGCAGCGGTGGAGCGGCTCGCCCAAGCGATCCGCACGTTGTGA
- a CDS encoding aminopeptidase P family protein yields MSSYADRLAALREQLKADRLDGFVVPLTDEHMSEYVGSYAQRLEWLTGFKGSAGSAAVLPQEAAIFTDGRYTIQVRQQVSEREWSYQSVPETSVAQWLGENAPQGARIGYDPWLHTAEWVRVATEQLAAKGAELVAVGTNPIDKVWSDRPEPSRARLIVQPDDLAGKSSAAKRHDIADWLEREGADAAVLAALDSIAWTLNVRGADVSHTPVALAFAVAHKDGTADLFVAGEKVGDDVRAHLGNGVRLHDRHAFEDYLRTLEGKTVVVDPERSVAAIGQALEEGGARILKRRDPTVLPRAIKNDAEVAGHKAAQARDGAAVARFLKWVDDEAPNNALDEMIAADKLEQLRREHGDLRDLSFDTISAFGPNGALPHYKGTAESNLKFAPGTLYLVDSGGQYQDGTTDITRTVPIGEPTAEMRDRFTRVLQGHIAIATALFPKGTRGSQLDSFARRPLWDAGCDYAHGTGHGVGAFLSVHEGPQRISPVGSSQSGGDEPLQAGMILSNEPGYYKAGEYGIRIENLVLVVECHVVGAEKEMLGFETLTFAPIDRRLIVAEMLSQRERTWLDAYHADVLRILGPQLEGEDRAWLDRECAPLGA; encoded by the coding sequence ATGTCCTCATACGCCGACCGCCTGGCCGCGCTGCGCGAACAACTGAAGGCCGACCGCCTCGACGGCTTTGTCGTGCCGCTGACCGACGAACATATGAGCGAATATGTCGGCAGCTATGCGCAGCGGTTGGAATGGCTGACCGGCTTCAAGGGTTCGGCAGGCAGCGCCGCGGTGCTTCCGCAAGAAGCGGCGATCTTCACCGACGGACGCTACACCATCCAGGTTCGCCAGCAGGTCAGCGAACGCGAATGGAGCTACCAGTCGGTGCCCGAGACGAGCGTTGCGCAATGGCTGGGCGAGAACGCACCGCAGGGTGCCCGGATCGGCTACGACCCGTGGCTCCACACCGCCGAATGGGTGCGGGTCGCGACCGAGCAGCTGGCGGCCAAGGGCGCCGAGCTCGTCGCGGTCGGCACCAATCCGATCGACAAGGTGTGGTCCGATCGCCCTGAGCCGTCGCGGGCGCGCCTCATCGTCCAGCCCGATGATCTGGCCGGCAAGTCGAGCGCCGCCAAGCGCCACGACATCGCCGATTGGCTTGAGCGGGAAGGGGCCGACGCGGCGGTTCTGGCAGCGCTCGATTCGATCGCCTGGACGCTGAACGTACGCGGCGCCGACGTCAGCCACACGCCGGTGGCGCTGGCCTTCGCGGTGGCGCACAAGGACGGGACGGCGGACCTCTTCGTGGCCGGCGAGAAGGTCGGCGACGACGTTCGCGCTCACCTCGGTAACGGCGTCCGGCTGCACGATCGCCATGCGTTCGAGGACTATCTGCGCACGCTCGAAGGCAAGACGGTGGTGGTCGATCCCGAGCGCTCGGTGGCGGCGATCGGCCAGGCGCTCGAGGAGGGCGGGGCGCGCATTCTCAAGCGCCGCGATCCGACCGTGCTGCCCCGCGCGATCAAGAACGACGCCGAAGTGGCAGGACACAAGGCAGCCCAGGCCCGCGACGGTGCCGCGGTCGCGCGGTTCCTCAAATGGGTCGACGATGAAGCGCCGAACAACGCGCTCGACGAGATGATCGCGGCGGACAAGCTCGAGCAATTGCGCCGCGAGCACGGCGACCTGCGCGACCTGAGCTTCGACACCATCTCGGCGTTCGGGCCCAACGGCGCACTGCCGCATTACAAGGGCACGGCCGAATCGAACCTGAAGTTCGCGCCCGGAACCCTCTATCTGGTCGACTCCGGTGGCCAATATCAGGACGGGACGACCGACATCACCCGTACGGTGCCGATCGGCGAGCCGACTGCGGAAATGCGCGACCGCTTCACCCGCGTGCTGCAGGGCCACATCGCCATCGCCACCGCTCTATTTCCCAAGGGCACGCGGGGAAGCCAGCTCGACAGCTTCGCCCGCCGCCCGCTGTGGGACGCGGGCTGCGACTATGCCCACGGCACCGGCCACGGAGTCGGGGCGTTTCTGTCGGTGCATGAAGGGCCGCAGCGCATCTCGCCGGTCGGGTCGAGCCAATCGGGCGGCGACGAGCCGCTTCAGGCGGGCATGATCCTCAGCAACGAGCCGGGCTATTACAAGGCGGGCGAATACGGCATTCGGATCGAGAATCTGGTGCTGGTGGTTGAATGTCACGTGGTGGGCGCCGAGAAGGAAATGCTTGGCTTCGAGACGCTGACCTTCGCGCCGATCGACCGGCGGCTGATCGTCGCCGAGATGCTGTCGCAACGCGAGCGGACCTGGCTCGACGCCTATCATGCCGACGTACTGCGCATTCTCGGCCCGCAGCTCGAGGGCGAAGATCGCGCGTGGCTCGATCGGGAGTGCGCGCCGCTCGGTGCTTAA
- a CDS encoding S9 family peptidase — protein MTKASDLPPPPKAEQRPYSFERHGIRVEDPYFWLKDQGYPKVDDKDVLDYLKAENAYFEAAMKPHAKLKETLFEEMKARVKEDDTSVPLKQGDWLYWSAFKKGTQYRDWYRKPAKGGAETLIYSENAEAAGKEYYRLGAFAVAPDGTKLVTLVDDDGSERFKLVVRDLATGKDLETVTKVGIGNPVWTAGSTGLVFTEVNDQWRSYRARYHRLGADPAKAVTLYEEKADIAFSVGVDRTTDDSLILISTGNNSSNEVRFVPANNPTAPLTLIRPRKPDLQYEVDAAHGKLWILSNDKHVNFRIASADPAKPADWQEVVAGSDRTYLRGISAHRDHLLVTSRVDGLDQLVLRDYKSGAEERVPFAEASYSAGFSGNPEFAPASYRLGYSSMVTPATVYDYHPAEDRLEVRKVQEIPSGYDPAKYVTERMMIPSRDGKRIPVSVVRRKDYKKDGSGKLFVYGYGAYGYAVPPSFSTNRLSLVDRGFAFAIAHIRGGDDLGYQWFLDGKLKARTNTFNDFVDVTRGLIAAGYAKPGRVAAQGGSAGGELMGAVVNQAPELFGAIVADVPFVDVLNTMLDDTLPLTPGEWTEWGNPITDPEAFKLLKSYSPYDNVTAKAYPPMLITGGLNDPRVTYWEPAKWAAKLRATKTDDNLLLLKINMGAGHGGKSGRWNSLYEVAEAYTFILTQIP, from the coding sequence ATGACCAAAGCCAGCGATCTTCCGCCGCCGCCCAAGGCCGAGCAGCGCCCCTACAGCTTCGAGCGCCACGGGATCCGCGTCGAGGATCCCTATTTCTGGCTCAAGGACCAGGGCTATCCCAAGGTCGATGACAAGGACGTGCTCGACTATCTCAAGGCCGAGAACGCCTATTTCGAAGCGGCGATGAAGCCCCACGCCAAGCTCAAGGAGACCTTGTTCGAGGAGATGAAGGCGCGGGTGAAGGAGGATGACACCTCGGTCCCGTTGAAGCAGGGCGACTGGCTCTATTGGTCGGCGTTCAAGAAGGGCACCCAATATCGCGACTGGTACCGCAAGCCGGCCAAGGGCGGCGCCGAGACGCTGATCTATTCCGAGAACGCCGAAGCCGCCGGCAAGGAATACTACCGCCTCGGTGCCTTCGCCGTTGCGCCCGATGGCACTAAGCTCGTGACCCTCGTCGACGACGACGGGTCGGAGCGCTTCAAACTCGTTGTCCGCGACCTGGCCACCGGGAAGGATCTCGAGACGGTGACCAAGGTCGGCATCGGCAATCCGGTGTGGACCGCCGGTTCGACCGGGCTGGTGTTTACCGAAGTCAACGACCAGTGGCGCAGCTACCGCGCCCGTTACCACCGCCTCGGCGCCGATCCGGCCAAGGCCGTCACGCTCTACGAGGAGAAGGCCGACATCGCTTTCTCGGTCGGGGTCGACCGAACGACCGACGATAGCCTGATCCTCATTTCGACGGGCAACAACAGCTCGAATGAGGTGCGCTTCGTTCCCGCCAACAATCCGACCGCGCCATTGACCCTGATCCGTCCGCGCAAGCCCGACCTCCAATACGAAGTGGACGCGGCCCACGGCAAATTGTGGATCCTGAGCAACGACAAGCACGTCAATTTCCGGATCGCCAGCGCCGATCCGGCCAAGCCCGCCGACTGGCAGGAAGTCGTCGCCGGAAGCGACCGCACCTATTTGCGCGGGATCAGTGCGCACCGCGACCATCTGCTCGTCACCAGCCGGGTCGACGGCCTCGATCAGCTGGTGCTGCGCGACTACAAGTCCGGCGCCGAGGAGCGCGTGCCGTTCGCCGAGGCGAGCTACAGCGCCGGCTTCTCGGGCAACCCGGAATTTGCCCCGGCTTCTTACCGCCTGGGCTACTCCTCGATGGTCACGCCCGCGACGGTCTACGACTATCATCCCGCCGAGGATCGACTCGAAGTTCGCAAGGTCCAGGAAATTCCGTCGGGCTACGATCCCGCGAAATATGTCACCGAGCGGATGATGATACCCTCGCGCGACGGCAAGCGCATTCCGGTCTCAGTGGTGCGCCGCAAGGACTACAAGAAGGACGGTTCGGGCAAGCTGTTCGTCTACGGCTACGGCGCCTATGGCTATGCCGTCCCGCCCAGCTTCTCGACCAACCGGTTGAGCCTGGTCGACCGCGGCTTCGCCTTCGCCATTGCCCACATCCGTGGCGGCGACGATCTCGGCTACCAATGGTTTCTCGACGGCAAGCTCAAGGCCCGCACCAACACCTTCAACGATTTCGTCGACGTCACCCGCGGCCTGATCGCGGCCGGCTATGCCAAGCCCGGCCGGGTCGCGGCGCAAGGCGGTTCGGCCGGCGGCGAGCTGATGGGTGCGGTGGTCAACCAGGCGCCCGAGCTGTTCGGCGCAATCGTCGCCGACGTACCGTTCGTCGATGTCCTCAACACGATGCTGGACGACACCCTGCCGCTGACCCCGGGCGAATGGACCGAATGGGGCAACCCGATCACCGACCCCGAGGCATTCAAGCTGTTGAAGAGCTACAGCCCCTACGACAATGTGACCGCCAAGGCCTATCCGCCGATGCTCATTACCGGCGGCCTTAACGATCCGCGTGTGACCTATTGGGAGCCGGCGAAGTGGGCCGCCAAGCTGCGCGCCACCAAGACCGACGACAATCTGCTGCTCCTCAAGATCAACATGGGCGCAGGCCACGGCGGCAAGTCCGGCCGCTGGAACTCGCTGTATGAGGTTGCCGAAGCCTACACCTTCATCCTGACCCAGATCCCGTGA
- a CDS encoding acyl-CoA thioesterase: MSRPVYEHRITALPEHIDELGHVNNAVWVQWIQEVALAHWYSVADPAHQDDYIWVVVRHEIEYLRAVKAGETVTGRTWVGEAPKGARFDRLMEFVGDDGKPRVRARTTWAIIDKASGRPIRVPPAVIAPFTGGD, encoded by the coding sequence GTGAGCCGCCCGGTCTACGAACATCGCATCACAGCGCTCCCCGAGCACATCGACGAGCTCGGCCACGTCAACAATGCGGTCTGGGTGCAGTGGATCCAGGAGGTCGCGCTGGCCCACTGGTATTCGGTCGCCGACCCCGCCCACCAGGACGATTACATCTGGGTCGTAGTGCGCCACGAGATCGAGTATCTGCGCGCGGTCAAGGCGGGCGAGACGGTGACCGGACGCACTTGGGTCGGCGAAGCGCCCAAAGGCGCACGATTTGACCGGCTGATGGAGTTCGTCGGCGACGACGGCAAGCCGCGGGTTCGCGCCCGCACCACCTGGGCGATCATCGACAAAGCCAGCGGCCGGCCGATCCGCGTTCCGCCCGCGGTCATCGCCCCGTTCACCGGCGGCGATTGA